GCGGACCTCGCGGTGCACGCGTGGGACCTCGCCGCAGCCGGCGGCCGCCGGCTGGAGCTGTCACCGGAGCTGCTCGCGCACGTGCAGTCGGTCATCGACAGCCTGCCGCCGGATCGGCTGCGCTCCCCCGGCTTGTTCGGCCCGCAGGTCGAGGCGCCGCCCGGCGCCGGTCCGACCGAGACGCTGATGGCCTTCCTCGGCCGCCGTCGCCCGGACGCCGAGGAGTCCCGGCCTCAGGTGCCGCAGTAGGTGACGTACCCGGTGGTGAACTCGGCGGGCGCCGGCTCGGCGTAGCGGTCGAGCCCGGGACGTTCGGTGAACGGCTCGCGGACCACCGAGAGGAGCTGTTCGAAGGGCGCCAGGTCGCCGTCCACGGCCGCGGCGAGCGCCTCCTCGACGAGATGGTTGCGCGGGATGTACACCGGGTTGACCGCGTCCATGGCTGCGGCGGTCGCGGTCCGGTCCGTCTCCCCCAGCCGTTGCCGCCAGCGCGCCTGCCAGGCGTCGTACGCCGCGAGGTCGAGCACGTGCTCGCGGACGTCGTCCGGCTCGCCGCGCAGCACGCGGGCCAGGCCCCGGAAGGTGGAGGTGAAGTCCAGCCGGTTCATCGCCATCATCGACAGCAGGTCGCCGATCAGCACGCCGTCGGACTCGACCGCGCCGGCCAGCCCGAGCTTGGCCCGCAACCGCGCCGCCCGTGCCGCGTCGTACGCCGCAACGAACGCCTCCACGCGTTCCGTCGCGTCGGCGATCGCGGCGTCGACGTCGCCGTCCTCGGCGAGCAGGCCGAGGAGCGTCTCGGCGAACCGGGAGAGGTTCCACAACGCGATCGGCGGCTGCTGTCCGTATCGGTAGCGTCCGCCGGTGTCGATCGAGCTGAAGACCTGGTCCTCGTCGTACGCGTCCAGGAAGGCGCAGGGCCCGTAGTCGATCGTCTCGCCCGAGATGGTCATGTTGTCGGTGTTCATCACCCCGTGGATGAACCCGATGCTCATCCACGAGGCGATCAGCTCGGCCTGGCGGGCGATGACGGCGCTGAGGAAGCCGGCGTAGTCGCCGGGCGCCACCTCGGGATAGTGCCGCGCCATCGCGTAGTCGGCCAGCCTGCGGACGTGCTCCACGGTGCCGTGGTGCGCCGCCATCTGGAACGTGCCGACCCGCAGGTGGGACGCCGCGACGCGGGTCAGGATCGCGCCGGGCTGGACGCCGCCGTCCCGGAGCACCTGCTCGCCGGTCGTGGCCGCGGCGAGCGCCCGCGTGGTCGGGATGCCGAGGGCGTGCATCGCCTCTCCGACGACGTACTCGCGCAGCACCGGCCCGAGGACCGCCTTGCCGTCGCCACCGCGGGAGAACTGGGTGCGCCCGGAGCCCTTGAACGCGATGTCGCGGCGGTTGCCGTGCCGGTCGACGATCTCGCCGAGCAGCACCGCCCGCCCGTCGCCGAGCATCGGGCTGAGCTGGCCGAACTGATGACCGGAGTACGCCTGCGCCAGCGGCGTGGCACCCTCGGGCACGACGGCGCCCGACAGGGCCGCGACGCCCTCCTCACCGGCCAGGACGCCGGGGTCGAGCCCGAGCTCCGCGGCCAGCTCGGTGTTCAGCGCGACGAGCCGGGGGGCCGGCGGGACGGCCGGGTCCCAGGGCACGTAGAACCCGTCCAGCTCCCGCGCGTACGTGTTGTCGAACCGCCAGTCCATGAGCTACCTCCCAGCCCCTTACGGTGCCACGAAACGGCGGCGGCCGCCGATGCGCTAGGGATGCCGTCGCCCGCTGTGCGCCTCCAGCCGGAGCCGCTCGCGCATCTGGGGGTAGTGCAGATCGAACGCCGGTCGCAACGACCGGATCCGGGGCAGCGTGAGGAAGTTGTGCCGGGGCGGGGGCGTGGTCGTCGCCCACTCGAGCGAGTTGCCGAACCCCCAGGGGTCGTCCGCCGTGGTCACCTCGCCGTACCGGTACGAGCGATACAGGTTCCACATGAACGGCAGCACCGACATCCCGAGCACGAACGCGAACACCGTCGAGAGCTGGTTGAGGCCGGCGAAGCCGTCGCTGAGCAGGTAGTCGCCGTAGCGACGCGGCATCCCCTCGTTGCCGAGGTAGTGCTGGACGAGGAAGGTGCCGTGGAATCCGATGAACGTGAGCCAGAAGTGCCACTTGCCCAGCCGCTCGTCGAGGAACCGCCCGGTGAACTTGGGGAACCAGAAGTACACCCCGGAGTACGCCGAGAACACGATCGTGCCGAACAGCACGTAGTGGAAGTGCGCGACGACGAAGTAGGTGTCGGTGACGTGGAAGTCGATCGGGGGCGAGGCGAGCAGGACGCCGGTGATGCCGCCGAACGTGAACGTGACGATGAACCCGACCGCGAACAGCAGCGGTGTCTCGAAGGTCAGCGCGCCCTTCCACATCGTGAACAGCCAGGTGAAGATCTTCAGCCCGGTGGGGATCGCGATGAGGAACGACATGAAGGAGAAGAACGGCAGGAGGACGGCGCCCGTGGCGAACATGTGATGCGCCCAGACCGCGATCGACAGGACGGCGATCGCGATCGTCGCGAACACCATGCCCTTGTACCCGAACAGCGGCTTGCGGCTGAACACCGGGACGACCTCCGAGACGATGCCGAAGAACGGCAGCGCGACGATGTACACCTCCGGGTGGCCGAAGAACCAGAACAGGTGCTGCCAGAGGATCGCGCCGCCGTTCTCCGCCTCGAACACGACCGAGCCGAGTTGCCGGTCGGACAGCAGCAGCAGGAACGCGGAGGTGAGGATGGGGAACGCGATGAGCACCATGAGGCTGGTGACCAG
The sequence above is drawn from the Cumulibacter manganitolerans genome and encodes:
- a CDS encoding protein adenylyltransferase SelO, producing the protein MDWRFDNTYARELDGFYVPWDPAVPPAPRLVALNTELAAELGLDPGVLAGEEGVAALSGAVVPEGATPLAQAYSGHQFGQLSPMLGDGRAVLLGEIVDRHGNRRDIAFKGSGRTQFSRGGDGKAVLGPVLREYVVGEAMHALGIPTTRALAAATTGEQVLRDGGVQPGAILTRVAASHLRVGTFQMAAHHGTVEHVRRLADYAMARHYPEVAPGDYAGFLSAVIARQAELIASWMSIGFIHGVMNTDNMTISGETIDYGPCAFLDAYDEDQVFSSIDTGGRYRYGQQPPIALWNLSRFAETLLGLLAEDGDVDAAIADATERVEAFVAAYDAARAARLRAKLGLAGAVESDGVLIGDLLSMMAMNRLDFTSTFRGLARVLRGEPDDVREHVLDLAAYDAWQARWRQRLGETDRTATAAAMDAVNPVYIPRNHLVEEALAAAVDGDLAPFEQLLSVVREPFTERPGLDRYAEPAPAEFTTGYVTYCGT
- the ctaD gene encoding aa3-type cytochrome oxidase subunit I; amino-acid sequence: MTLAPDRPLELTPVAVPHRARPGSMLARVLGTTDHKMIGKMYFGTAFGFFLIGGLMAMLMRAELAYPGYQFLSPEQYNQLFTNHGAIMLLMFATPLFFAFGNLVMPLHIGAPDVAFPRLNALSYWFYSLGSLVTLSAFLTPAGSADFGWFAYTPLSNAANSPGVGPSLWIVGLAISGLGTILGAVNFITTIVCMRAPGMTMFRMSMFTWSTLVTSLMVLIAFPILTSAFLLLLSDRQLGSVVFEAENGGAILWQHLFWFFGHPEVYIVALPFFGIVSEVVPVFSRKPLFGYKGMVFATIAIAVLSIAVWAHHMFATGAVLLPFFSFMSFLIAIPTGLKIFTWLFTMWKGALTFETPLLFAVGFIVTFTFGGITGVLLASPPIDFHVTDTYFVVAHFHYVLFGTIVFSAYSGVYFWFPKFTGRFLDERLGKWHFWLTFIGFHGTFLVQHYLGNEGMPRRYGDYLLSDGFAGLNQLSTVFAFVLGMSVLPFMWNLYRSYRYGEVTTADDPWGFGNSLEWATTTPPPRHNFLTLPRIRSLRPAFDLHYPQMRERLRLEAHSGRRHP